The Bdellovibrionota bacterium sequence GGAGAAAGCCAACACCAATAACACGGGTGCGAGCCGGCGAGCACGAGTCACCGGCCCTTTGGCATAGAGGGTATGCGTTTCATGCTAGGATGCCGCCGTGTCGGAAAGCTTTTTTGCATTGACGCCGGATCGGGTCTTGGCCGCAGTGGAAGCTTCTGGCCTAAGGTGCACGGGTAGATGCATGACCCTTAACAGTTACGAAAACCGAGTCTACGAAGTGGAGCTCGAAAGGGAGATATCGGACGACTCCAACGGCAAGCATGCAATCGCCCACCGAAGGGTCGTAAAGTTCTATCGGCCGGGCCGATGGAGCCGAGAACAGATCCTGGAAGAGCATCAATTCCTCTTCGACTTACTTGAAAATGAAGTTCCCGTTGTCGCTCCAGCTCGTTTTCCGGATGGGCAAACCCTTCATCAAACAGAAGGCGGGGGTCTTTGGTACGCCGTGTTTCCGAAGGTAGGAGGCCGAATCCCGGATGAAATGAATGTGGAACAACTGCAATGGTTAGGGCGATTACTCGCTCGGATTCACAATGTTGGTTCCGCACGCAAATGCAGTACAGGATCCAGCTGACGCCCCAGACATACGGCATCTCGAATTTGGAATACCTGTTACGCGAGAATTGGATACCTGCGAATTTCCGAACTCGCTACGAATCGGCAGCCCGAGAAATCTGCACAATGGCGGAGTCTCTCTTCGCCAC is a genomic window containing:
- a CDS encoding phosphotransferase, yielding MSESFFALTPDRVLAAVEASGLRCTGRCMTLNSYENRVYEVELEREISDDSNGKHAIAHRRVVKFYRPGRWSREQILEEHQFLFDLLENEVPVVAPARFPDGQTLHQTEGGGLWYAVFPKVGGRIPDEMNVEQLQWLGRLLARIHNVGSARKCSTGSS